In Hyperolius riggenbachi isolate aHypRig1 chromosome 1, aHypRig1.pri, whole genome shotgun sequence, the genomic window ccacccagcatgggtatgtgtaaaaatacaccccaaaacacattatactacttctcctgagtacggcaataccacatgtgtggcacttttttgcagcctaactgcgctaaggggcccaaagtccaatgagcacctttaagctttacaggggtgcttacaatttagcaccccccaaaatgtcaggacagtaaacacaccccacaaatgaccccattttggaaagtagacccttcaaggtattcagagaggggcatggtgagtccgtggtagatttcatttttttttgttgcaagttagaagaaatggaaacttttttttttttttttttttgtcacaaagtgtcattttccgcttacttgtgacaaaaaataatatcttctatgaactcactatgcctctcagtgaatactttgggatgtcttctttccaaaatggggtcatttggggggtatttatactatcctggaattctagcccctcatgaaacctgacaggtgcgcagaaaagtcagagatgcttgaaaatgggaaaattcactttttgcaccatagtttgtaaacgctataacttttacccaaaccaataaatatacactgaatgggtttttttttatcaaagacatgtttgtccacatttttcgcgctgcatgtatacagaaattttactttatttgaaaaatgtcagcacagaaagttaaaaaaatcatttttttgccaaaattcatgtcttttttgatgaatataataaaaagtaaaacttgcaggagcaatcaaatagcatcaaaagaaagctgtattagtgacaagaaaaggaggtaaaattcatttaggtggtaggttgtatgaccgagcattaaaccgtgaaagctgcagtggtctgaatggagaaaaaggctctggtccttaaggggcgaaaagactgtggtcctgaagtggttaactccagtcacccagtaaccaagtgtgcaaagtttgagaaccctaccattaacagtgtaagaatggctgctgtttacattttcccagtaaaatttgtatttgtctccgccaacttatgacccggcgttgcccgcttatgtatttggctggtgttggctgtgcccacttttctaaccctaacttttctaaccctaacgcacaattaatcaattattcAATTACTAAGTTtgcgagctttgcagtgtttggcatcaatttgcattggaatgaaacaaatctaattggctgtttgtggctccaccccctttctgaaattgaaccctagtcacccaatgatcaactgtgccaggtttgaggcttgtgccattaacagtgcaagaatggcagcaatgtaaatattccccttcaaaatcaataggttaattttgattgttttttatagactccacccacctttctgaatattaatcccagtcacccagcgaccaactgtgcaaagtttgagaaccctaccattaacagtgtaagaatggctgcagtttacattttccagtgaaatttgtatttgtctccgccccctttttggttatggtaataaaaagtatcctttactttattccaggtaatgtactatgtgtgtgccaaatttcattcaaatccgttcagccatttttgcgtgatcaagtaacaaacatccaaactttcatatttattatattagtaggattacgtAGCCAGTTTAGTTAAGGCAGTATGGTATTAGGGAAATGTGAATCCTCTATTCTGTGTTTATTTCAACAGAGCAGGTTGTGGCTCCTGCTATGCAGAGAGCAGACAGCAGTTTTTTTCACACCGTAGCCACATCAcattcgaataaaaaaaaaaaaaagttaatcacttaaagcggaatataaccctgcatttcaactttgctctaaaacattatttacagcatattatatgcaaccagcattttttttttactagaccagcattggaagggttaaacacagaggtttaaagttccgtagagagatatgcagaagttcagatagatacattctatttagttaaatgtatctattgataaatgttacacactctttggctgtcctccagctccttctcagtcagagagtcacattcaacacttagatacatttatgtgaacaaaatgtatctatgtcagcttcggatgcgtctgcggaaatctccaggaactttaaagccctgtgtaaggcctcgttcacatcgttCTTTAAAGCAagttttgcttgttgtaccagcagcagttgtcaataaaactttgtttttgtatgtaaatgtatttttttctcctattaggggtaaaaacgcatgtgcttctatgcgcttgtacgcgcttctatgcgctaaaaaagcgcaaccattcacttgcattgatgtgcgctttccagctcaacgcacagaaatgcatggaaCCCTACATTTCTGTAgcacagcgcatagatgtgaaccagctacatttagttacatgggaaagtaaataccttgctgatcgcacagggcagcgcgctgtaaaaagcgcacagaaacggccctgatgtgaacgaggcctaacccttccaatgctggtctagtgaaaaaaaaaatgctggttgcatataatatactgtaaataatgttttagagcaaagttgaaatgcagggttatgttccgctttaagcccgaagggttgtttattttttgcatctgagcaactttcacttcccattcatttgccaataactttattactactcatcacaatgaattggtctatatcttgttttttccgccaccaattaggctttctttgggtgataaattttggtaagaattattttattctaaatccattttaacaggaatattaagaaaaaaaatggaaaaaaactatttctcagtttttggccattatagtttgaaattaatacatactaccataaataaaacccatgtattgtatttgcacatttgtcccgcttattataccatttgaattatgtccctatcacaatgtatggcgccaatattttatttggaaataaatgtgcattttttcaatttgcgtccatcactatttacaagcccataattaaaaaaattatattaatatactcctttgacatgcttacttaaaaagttcagacccttaggtaaccatttatgttgttttttgtttttagaattgtaatttatttttttttattaaaaattttatttgggtaatttgtggtgtaggaggtaaacagctcattttaaatgtaaaataatgcgtttacatagttacatagttacatagttactttggttgaaaaaagacatacgtccatcgagttcaaccagtacaaagtacaactccagcctgctccctcacatatccgtgttgatccagaggaaggcgaaaaaacccttacaaggtaaaaattccttcccgactccagatggcaatcagataaaatccctggatcaacatcattggcattacctagtaattgtagccatggatgtcattcaacgcaaggaaagcatctaagccccctttaaatgcaggtatagagtttgccataacgacttcctgtggcaatgcattccacatcttaatcactcttactgtaaagaaccctttcctaaataaatggctaaaacgtttttcctccatgcgcagatcatgtcctctagtcctttgagaaggcctagggacaaaaagctcatccgccaagctattatattgccctctgatgtatttatacatgttaattagatctcctctaaggcgtcttttctctagactaaataaacccagtttatctaacctttcttggtaagtgagaccttccatcccacgtatcaattttgttgctcgtctctgcacctgctctagaactgcaatatcttttttgtaatgtggtgcccagtttgtttaataaaaaaatagatgtgggtgtagttttcctatttggccacaagatggccacagtcaaaaagtcctggaagcgtactaTCAGGTTTCCAACAcgcattaggaggacgggaaatTTTTTGTGAATCAGAAAAACAGCAGCCTCTGTTAAGAGGCGGTGGGAGCGCACTtggcccgcgggagtgcgcgcagcccaactggacgagaatgttcgtccagttgggcttaagtggttaaagggcacagCTATTTGGTGGCTTTAGTAGGTGCCAGAGTTCCACTATTCTGTAGCGGAACTCTGCAGTGGGATAGTTAGCAGCTATGCAGCAGGATAATTAGCGGCTATAGTCGGTGCCAGAGCTCCACAATACTATGGCGGAACTCCACAGCGGGATAAATTGTGGCAATATATGAAAGTTACTTtaagaagtgtgtgtgtaagggggtgTTATTGCTAGGCATAGttagggggtagttagggttaggcaccaccaagggggttcttagggttaggcaccaccagggtggggtcttagggttaggcaccaccaggggggagtggtcttagggttagacaccaccaactTAGGGTTAAGCAACACTAGGGGAATctcaagtttaggcaccaccagggaggactTGGGTTagtttaggtcatagtaaaatagtgGTCAACATTACAAATATAGAATATTGGGaattttaccgatattgtactagcAGCTATCTCCTGTGCCCTTAAATTGCTATTATTAGCCAATTACGCACCCTTCAGCTTAGCAATGTCAGACCCTAGTCTTGAGCATTACTGTTTCTGTCCAGGGGAATTATTATAGAAGGGAAAAACATCCCAAACCTCTTTTAAACCCACAAAATATTCTTTCcctttttctttgtttgtttaaGTTTAGGAATAACTGCATGAATTCAATCTCTAATATTTAACTTTTCTCAATCTTCCTGGCAGGTCCTAACAGCTGTGCCAGTtcctcaatatatatatatataggagatCCCTCATTTCAAAGTGTGGTGAAGGTTTTAACTAACTAATTAATAGGCCCAACCATGGTCACAGCTGTTTTTAATACAAGCCAGGCCTAGGATCCTGCACAGAGTGCAGACTTCCATGTCTAAGTAATTGGGTGTTTGTGAACCACCAAAGGGATCATAAAATATCTTGTTAAATGTCCACTATTTTTCATTGAGTTTTCACTcactaataaaataaaataaattgtggCAGTTTCCCATTGCTGTGCTACCAACAAAGAACCCTGTAAAATCTCATAACAGCGGAAAATCACTAATAAGAAGATTAACTCAATGATTACATTAACAGATAAATGTCACGATGAATTGTTAACGTGACATGGATACGTGACATAACTTGACATggcccgctagtggacaaaatagGCAATGCTATGGACACCCATATAAAATAGCGGCAAGCGGGCTCCAAAGTGGAAATTTGGGCATCTGATAACATATAATACAATTGTGTAGTAATGTACGATAAATATATTGATATTGCAATATCTGGCTCCCTTCTTTATAACTGTATATTCATTATAACCTTACATTAACTGTATATTCTGGAATATACAAAAAATGTTTAATATGCTTGAAATCTTATGTATCGATTTATCCATATCCCAAAATTTACCCTTCAATGCTGGTATTTCAATGGGCACCTATGATCATGccgaaaaaaattaaattttttgcaGCAGTTGGGTATTTCAATAGgcacctacggtggagcctgaaaAGTTGTGCTCTTTGTGGTGATTGGAGGCAGGAAGGGAAGGGGGTGGGTGTCAAGTGCATGTAGGGGGGTCATTAAGGTTAGGTTTGGGGGGTGGGTAGTTGAaattagaggtgtgtgtgtggaggggggtagttaaggttaggcatgggggaagGGTGGtgaaggttaggcgtgggggtgGATGGTTTAAGGACCTTTGTCGTGAAaatattacaatttaaaatatatgtaaacatatacaaataagaagcatgtctcttccagagtaaaatgagccatacattacttttctcctatgttgctgtcacttccagtaagtagacaagacaaataacacttatattgcgcttttctcctggcgaactcaaagtgccaagtagtagaaatctgacagaactgacaggttttggaatagcccatctcctcatgggggggttctctgggttttcttaattttcaaaagtacttagcgaatggcaattgctccatccaaatgccaaaaaagtgtgcagcgagcaaggAGGCCGGCGATCAtgtttgtataaaactttttatgggagtgtctttataaagaataaaggccatgctgagaatcccctatggagagatggactagcccaaaacctgtcagtaatgtcacatttctactacttactggaagtgacagcagaaaAGAAAATAGAAAAGTAATTACTGGGtaatttactctggaagaaatatacttgtatgtgtttacatacattttaaattttaagattttcgtgacagtggtcctttaggtTAGGCATGAggcgtggttaaggttaggcgtggggagtgggtggttaaggttaggtgtcggtagtggatggttaaggttaggcatcatgggagggttcagtgtgagaatagggttgtaAATACCTGTAGTAAAATATTAAGTAGTAGTCAAAAATTTCCTCagcaccctttttgcatgtatgcatgaCACCTGTGCTTTTTTGGGGCAACATAGAATGTGAATACATCATCTAAAAGTTGCGTGTTTCCATAGATCATGTCTTCAAGGAAACCCCTCTGACTCTGCATAAAACCTAGTATGGTCATCCAAGTTGATTAGGAATTGTAAACAAAGTTTTCAGTTTATTTCATAGCACTGGTTTACCTTTAGGGAAAATGAGTTTCCTCCATTTTCCCTGTGGAATCATTATTCAGGTTTTCCATTTCTTTGGCTTTCATTTTTCTTCTGTGTGCTTTTCTGCAACGGCTGTTAAACAACAAATGTGCAGACCTTAATACTTATGTGTGAACACATTACACTTGGTCTTTGCAATAGCCCTTTAGATTTCTTAGAGACACATTATAACTTTGCTTAGCAATTATTGCGCTAGTTGCTGATAACTTTTTTATAATCAACCAGCTGtgcagatttgtttttttttttttttaaaccaaaactTTATTGAAAAACCAAAAAGGTCAGTTTACAGAAAAAATAAATGTCCAGTAGAAATACAGTTAAAGCACAAATATCCCATCAATAGTTGGAATAAGGAATAATATTGACTGGTAAGTACAAGTAGTATACAATAGTACAAGGCACTTTATGTGTTACATGAAGTAATGCGGTTACTGTCTATTATAAACAAACAATTAAGGATAGAAGAATAACACATCCAGTACCCTACAACAGAGAGGTAAACCTATGTTTGTTTGAGCGGAACCAGGAGGGGCCAGTGCAAATAGGATCTTAGGGGAGGTAGTCAAATATTCATGTTCTGTCTTTCCACCTATCCCAAATCAAGTGGTATAGGGGAGTACGATCTTGATGGGCATATACTAACTTTTTAAAGGGGAGACTGGAGTCGAGCCTTTTAATGCTGCCTGCCAGCTATAGGGAGATAACCATTTCAGGGCAATTTCTTGGCTGGCGGTGAGGAGGGTTTCATGTATAAAAGACTTTGTGGTCGAGTGGAGTGTTCCATCCGCAGTGACACAGAGGATGCACAAAGGGGTCAAGAGACACAGGGCTGCCCATTTTGTCATGTAAAAAAGCCACCACTTGTGCCCAAAAGGCAGCTACTGGTGGGCATTGCCAGATCAGGTGAAAAAAGGAGGGGGCATGGGCTCCACATTTAGGACATTCATCTTTTGCGCCTACTTTATATTTAGCAACTCTAGCTGATATTAGATATGCCTGGTACAAAATGTATATTTGCGTGGCACGATCTTTAatgaagagggacactttaactgCCTCATGTGCATTCTCCCAGTCATTATCATCCAGCTTCAGACCACAGGTTAACCATTTAGCTCTTGCAGGTTCTGTGCATTCTATTGCTTTGGATGCAATCAGTTCTTTATATAGGTCTCCAACTAGGTGCTTCACTGGCCCATTAGCTATTAGGGATAGAACAGGACTTGCTCTAAGTTGTACGTGACTGCCACCAAACTGCCTGAGAAAAGAGTGTTTCAGTTGAAGATACCAGAACACATGTGGGGAGAGACCAGGATATCGTTCAACCAGCTTATCAAAGGAGACAAGCTTACCCGCTGCCACCATTTGTTCCAGGAACATCACTCCGTTACGCTGCCAGAGGGATTTAACCGGATTTTTGGACAGTTCAGACAACTGGGGATTACACCACAGGGGGGTGCAAGGATCATAACCCCCTGTGGGGCAGAGTTTGTTTGTCCACTTCCATGCAATagaagacaaatagtctccagtgcagggcttcggcagccgtcttcccatagccctgctctgcctgcgtgGAGTTCATCACCTGGGGGGTCCCGGGCAGGCagcggggaagagaggcagaaggaggggacccagggaaGGGAGGGCAggggatctgtcccccctccccactgctgtcccctacccctcctagcgctgctcttcccctaccATGGGGGGTCGTGGCAACACCCCCTTAAGTGTCAGTCACCCGGGGCGCCACCCCCCTCCTGCGTGCCAATGGTAGGGATGCCACTGCTATGGACTATACAGAGGCTTTCCACTACTGAGGTATCTAACGTTTTGTTTAATGGTGTACTTTAAATCCCCAAAAGACTTGCAATATCAGTAAAGTATTTTAGAATGAAAGCATCTGTGAATATAAAGCATAAGAAATGGGTAACTTACTGTGAACAGATACATATGGAAATAATGGCAATAATGAGTGCCACCATGGCAGCAACCAGGCCAATCACTACAACTTGACCTCTGTcttcttttaaataaaataaatcaagaTATTCACACCTAGATCCAGTATATCCTTGCTCGCATCTGAAAGAATATGAGAGATTTCATTTGTTTTGATTGTTTCAAGCACCACCGAGGTCTTgtaacactaggggcttgattcacaaagcagtgataactgttatcacgttGTGAAAAGTCCTTTGCGTGAAAACGGTTATTGCGCGCAAAAACATTTAGTCTGTGCGATAACGTGAATTTTCACACGAACGTGGAACGTTAACGCGTGAAAATCCGCGTTGTTGCGCGGATGCAAATTTTCACGCGCAATAACAGTTTTcacgcaaagcacttttcacggcgtgataacagttatcactgctttgtgaatcaagcctaataaTACATGCAATGTTTATATAATGTACACACATATTCCTCCCTGATCTCGGACTTCAGTACTGCTTTTGATTTCTTATGTCATTGTGCTATTTACCCCTTTGCTATCCTTTTTCCTGATCACCGGCATccactcagacccccccccccccctcccctcaacaCCTACTTTTTCCAGGGAGCAAAGGGGGCAGGGGAGGACCGGTATCATTAGAGGGGGCAGGGCCAGAACTAGCTCACACATTGTAGATCCAACTTGCAACTTGGACTTTGGTCCTCTGGAGCCAGCGGTGATGAGATTATCGGACATCATCTGACACTTGGCTCAGAAGAAGCAAACAGAGTGATATTTAGCCTACcctatttagttatgcagcctcctgccccagagcactctggtagACCAAGTGTggtttctgctcactttggacaaacaaacattccacaatgATGCGccttaccagcagtaaagattttacaatgggcaaacactgactaaataatttataaataaacattGTAAAATATAAATTGTAATCATTCATTTACGTTCAGTAAATTTCCTCATTAACCTCCTAAGCGgtaagcggtaatcccgagtcagctcgggatggaaatccgcagctcagagtggtaatcctgaATGAGTTATATTCAGGAGCTGCTgcagtaaagattttacaatgggcaaacactgactaaataatttataattgaacattgtaaaatatacattttaatcaTTCATTTACATTCAGTAATTTTCCTCATTAACCTCCTAAGCGGTAATCCCGAATTAGCTCGgaatggaaatccgcagctcagagcggtaatcctgagtgagttatatgcaggagctgctgcagatctctatgTGGTATATTATttctcttgtttttagggtctaaaagcttgtgaaaaaattgcacggcttttagaccctaaatctggaaataatcataacgccagggatgtTAAACAACACCAATTAAAGAGAATTTAGGGGGAATATGCACTGGTTTCTCCATGACAGGCTATAGTTGTTTCAGGAGGCAAGTCTCCAATGTGATCACATTATCTAGTTAATGGGGTCTCTCTGCCCAGGCCACACTGCTTCTACATAACTGCTGGTGCGAGAAAGCAACATGTCCCAGTCAAAGGTGCAGCAAACCAAAACCACAAGTCTTACTTACATGCAAGCCGGTTCCTTCAAAGCTGCAATAAAGCGACACTTTCCTTTTACACAGTAGTGTCTGTATGACTTTGGACACCGGGAGAAATGGCCCCTCCATTTTGCTGGCTCTGAAATTCCTGCAcagattaaaaaattaaaatgtaaattGTACAATGTAAATGGTTTCTTAACATGTGGTATggtgggctctgggggtacaGGAACTTGTCGAAGTCAAGCCATTAAAGCAAgttttgtaaattaaaaaaaaaatgataaatcataTACTAACAAACCTGAATAAGTATTCTTAGTTAATTTAAGCAGTTACAGTCTAGCATAATAGAAAACTGTCTCCATACTCCTAATTCCCCATATATAAAATTATCCTAACTGACTTTATCCCAAACTAAGGGCACCTGTGCAAATAACACAATCCCCTTCCCTTCATGCCAACCCCAGCTCACTATAACAGTAACTATAATTTATTGCAAATTTACTGCgtctgcgagctcctctgagaaacAGTTCGTGACATGAATGTTTGTTcactgtactctataaagtgccatataactaaacaataataataataataataataacaccaacaatagtaataataatactaataataataataataataataataaacactgAACAGACTGCGCTAGATTGGTACTAATAACATTTATTGAATAAAAAGCTAATGTTGCTCAGGGATATTTCCCTCAAATAAATGAAAAGTccataaaaacaaaattaaaatagaATAGATTAGCTTGATAAAATAGCTGAGTGCTATTGCTTGGTAAATAGGGCTGGGTTTCCTCCTGTGTATAGTGGTGTCCCacattgggtatatcacaatggttgtTACTGGTATTCCTAAATGGTGATTTAGCAACCTGCTGCTGGAGTCTTACAAGCTCGCTTGGGAGTAAAGTGTCTGGTGCCACTGGTTGTTACTGGTATGCCTAAATGGTAATTTAGCAACCTGCTGCTGGAGTCTTACAAGCTCGCTTGGGAGTAAAGTGTCTGGTGCTTCTAAGATGTAATATTGTAGCAAGTGGTGAGTGGATAAACAGTTCTTGTCTACCAATTCTTAGTAGATACTTCTCACCCGTCCTGGTCTGCTTATTGTAGATTGAACGCTGTGGTGGGGAGCCGCTCTATCTCacccgccccggccggcggcGAGGTGAGAGAGACTGGACAAGCGCTGCTGTCGGGCTGGTTAGCCCGGCTCCCTGGGATTCTGGAGATGTTGTAAGTTGGAGCGCCTAAGCGGAGATGGTACTTCCGTATTTCCCGATGGTTACGGCGGCTGCGCAGCTTCAGCACGTCTCCTCTCCCCTCTGGTGTGACGTCACTAGTGCAACCACggctgacgtttcgggaggaacgcctccctttctcaaagctagGTTGCAAAAGGGGAATCGGAGTCCTGCTTATAAAGCCTCGCCCACACAGACATGTCAGTCAAATGCATACAAGTCCAAATCTTTATTTAATTCGTGCGGGGTCAAAGATCCAAGATTGTAGATCCACATAGTTTCTTTTCGTGACATTTCTGATAAATAATCTCCACCTCTCCATGATTTACTCACTTGTTCTATTGCGCAGAATCTAGTTCCCTTAAAGGAATATCCATGATCACTCTTATAGTGTGCTGAAAGGGGATgttttttattcccttttatgATGTTGGTGCAATACTCACTTAATCTTTCTTTCAAAGCCCGCTTAGTTCTTCCCACATATTGTTTTTGACAGGGACATGTTAACACATATATAACTCCCTTTGTGTCGCAATTAGTCACATCCTGAATGTTAAACATTTCTTTACTGGATGCAATAGTGTAAATCCTCTCCACTGGTGAATTAGACTCACGACACGCTCTGCAGAACCCACATTTCTTAAAGTACCCCCTCGATTTTTTCGATTTATCAAATTTTGTGGTGGGGGCCAGACTGTTCCcca contains:
- the BTC gene encoding probetacellulin isoform X2, coding for MDALNLTEHLLLLALVFGFTNFPWVNSDGNSTAQPETRSFPCPMYIDNCSGISEPAKWRGHFSRCPKSYRHYCVKGKCRFIAALKEPACICEQGYTGSRCEYLDLFYLKEDRGQVVVIGLVAAMVALIIAIISICICSHRCRKAHRRKMKAKEMENLNNDSTGKMEETHFP
- the BTC gene encoding probetacellulin isoform X1: MMKESGGKLQSVNLSPLTRTHIGFTNFPWVNSDGNSTAQPETRSFPCPMYIDNCSGISEPAKWRGHFSRCPKSYRHYCVKGKCRFIAALKEPACICEQGYTGSRCEYLDLFYLKEDRGQVVVIGLVAAMVALIIAIISICICSHRCRKAHRRKMKAKEMENLNNDSTGKMEETHFP
- the BTC gene encoding probetacellulin isoform X4; amino-acid sequence: MRGFTNFPWVNSDGNSTAQPETRSFPCPMYIDNCSGISEPAKWRGHFSRCPKSYRHYCVKGKCRFIAALKEPACICEQGYTGSRCEYLDLFYLKEDRGQVVVIGLVAAMVALIIAIISICICSHRCRKAHRRKMKAKEMENLNNDSTGKMEETHFP